A stretch of the Thermus thermophilus genome encodes the following:
- the mutS gene encoding DNA mismatch repair protein MutS — translation MEGMLKGEGPGPLPPLLQQYVELRDRYPDYLLLFQVGDFYECFGEDAERLARALGLVLTHKTSKDFTTPMAGIPIRAFDAYAERLLKMGFRLAVADQVEPAEEAEGLVRREVTQLLTPGTLTQEALLPREANYLAAIATGDGWGLAFLDVSTGEFKGTLLKSKSALYDELFRHRPAEVLLAPELRENEAFVAEFRKRFPVMLSEAPFDPEGEGPLALRRAQGALLAYARATQGGALSVRPFRLYDPGAFVRLPEASLKALEVFEPLRGQDTLFGVLDETRTAPGRRLLQAWLRHPLLERGPLEARLDRVERFVREGALREGVRRLLFRLADLERLATRLELSRASPKDLAALRRSLEILPELKGLLGEEVGLPDLSGLLEELRAALVEEPPLKVSEGGLIREGYDPDLDALRRAHAEGVAYFLDLEAREKERTGIPTLKVGYNAVFGYYLEVTRPYYGQVPQEYRPVQTLKDRQRYTLPEMKERERELYRLEALIKRREEEVFLALREKAKKEAEALREAARILAELDVYAALAEVAVRHGYTRPRFGERLRIRAGRHPVVERRTPFVPNDLEMAGELVLVTGPNMAGKSTFLRQTALIALLAQIGSFVPAEEAELPLFDGIYTRIGASDDLAGGKSTFMVEMEEVALILKEATPNSLVLLDEVGRGTSSLDGVAIATALAEALHERRCYTLFATHYFELTALALPRLKNLHVAAKEEEGGLVFYHQVLPGPASKSYGVEVAEMAGLPKEVVERARALLRAMAARREGVLEEVLERLLALDPDRLTPLEALRLLHELKALALGLPLGSMKG, via the coding sequence ATGGAAGGCATGCTCAAGGGCGAAGGTCCAGGCCCCCTTCCCCCTCTCCTGCAGCAGTACGTGGAGCTCCGCGACCGCTACCCGGACTACCTCCTCCTCTTCCAGGTGGGGGACTTCTACGAGTGCTTTGGGGAGGACGCGGAGAGGCTGGCCCGCGCCCTCGGCCTCGTCCTCACCCACAAGACCAGCAAGGACTTCACCACCCCCATGGCGGGGATTCCCATAAGGGCCTTTGACGCCTACGCCGAGCGGCTTCTCAAGATGGGCTTTCGCCTGGCGGTGGCCGATCAGGTGGAGCCCGCCGAGGAGGCGGAAGGCCTGGTGCGGCGGGAGGTGACCCAGCTCCTCACCCCCGGGACCCTCACCCAGGAGGCCCTCCTCCCCCGGGAGGCCAACTACCTGGCCGCCATCGCCACCGGGGACGGGTGGGGTCTGGCCTTTCTGGACGTCTCCACGGGGGAGTTCAAGGGGACCCTCCTAAAGAGCAAAAGCGCCCTGTACGACGAGCTTTTCCGCCATAGGCCCGCCGAGGTCCTTTTGGCCCCGGAGCTACGGGAGAACGAGGCCTTCGTGGCCGAGTTCCGGAAGCGCTTTCCCGTGATGCTCTCCGAGGCCCCCTTTGACCCGGAAGGGGAAGGCCCCCTGGCCCTGAGGCGGGCCCAGGGGGCGCTCCTCGCCTACGCCCGGGCCACCCAGGGGGGGGCCTTGAGCGTGCGCCCGTTTCGCCTCTACGACCCCGGGGCCTTCGTGCGCCTGCCCGAGGCGAGCCTAAAGGCCCTCGAGGTCTTTGAACCCTTGCGGGGCCAGGACACCCTCTTCGGCGTTCTGGACGAGACGCGCACCGCCCCCGGAAGAAGGCTCCTCCAGGCCTGGCTCCGCCACCCCCTTCTGGAAAGGGGGCCCTTGGAGGCGAGGCTTGACCGGGTGGAGCGCTTCGTGCGGGAGGGGGCCTTACGCGAGGGGGTGAGGCGCCTCCTCTTCCGCCTTGCCGACCTGGAGCGCCTGGCCACGAGGCTGGAGCTTTCCCGGGCAAGCCCCAAGGACCTCGCCGCCCTAAGGCGGAGCCTGGAGATCCTCCCCGAGCTTAAGGGCCTTTTGGGGGAGGAGGTGGGGCTTCCCGACCTCTCCGGCCTTTTGGAGGAGCTTAGGGCGGCGTTGGTGGAGGAGCCGCCCCTCAAGGTCTCCGAAGGGGGGCTCATCCGGGAGGGGTACGACCCGGACCTGGACGCCCTGCGGCGGGCCCACGCCGAGGGGGTGGCCTACTTCCTGGACCTCGAGGCCCGGGAGAAGGAGAGGACGGGCATCCCCACCCTCAAGGTGGGGTACAACGCCGTCTTCGGCTACTACCTGGAGGTGACCCGGCCCTACTATGGCCAGGTGCCCCAGGAGTACCGCCCCGTCCAGACCCTCAAGGACCGGCAGCGCTACACCCTGCCGGAGATGAAGGAAAGGGAGCGGGAGCTCTACCGCCTCGAGGCCCTCATCAAAAGGCGCGAGGAGGAGGTCTTCCTCGCCCTAAGGGAAAAGGCGAAAAAGGAGGCGGAGGCCTTGAGGGAGGCGGCGAGGATCCTCGCCGAGCTTGACGTCTACGCCGCCCTCGCCGAGGTGGCGGTGCGCCACGGCTACACCAGGCCCCGCTTCGGGGAGAGGCTTCGCATAAGGGCGGGGCGCCACCCGGTGGTGGAGCGCCGCACCCCTTTCGTGCCCAACGACCTGGAGATGGCGGGGGAGCTCGTCTTGGTGACGGGGCCCAACATGGCGGGGAAGTCCACCTTCCTCCGCCAGACCGCCCTCATCGCCCTCCTCGCCCAGATCGGGAGCTTCGTGCCCGCGGAGGAGGCGGAGCTTCCCCTCTTTGACGGGATCTACACCCGGATCGGGGCCTCGGACGACCTCGCCGGGGGGAAGAGCACCTTCATGGTGGAGATGGAGGAGGTGGCCCTCATCCTCAAGGAGGCCACCCCCAATAGCCTCGTCCTCCTGGACGAGGTGGGCCGGGGCACGAGCAGCCTGGACGGGGTGGCCATCGCCACCGCCCTCGCCGAGGCCCTGCACGAGAGGCGGTGCTACACCCTCTTCGCCACCCACTACTTTGAGCTCACCGCCCTCGCCCTTCCCCGGCTCAAGAACCTGCACGTGGCCGCCAAGGAGGAGGAGGGGGGGCTCGTCTTCTACCACCAGGTCCTCCCGGGCCCCGCCTCCAAGAGCTACGGGGTGGAGGTGGCGGAGATGGCGGGCCTCCCCAAGGAGGTGGTGGAGCGGGCCCGCGCCCTCCTCAGGGCCATGGCCGCAAGGCGGGAGGGGGTCTTGGAGGAGGTCTTGGAGCGCCTCCTCGCCTTAGACCCCGACCGCCTCACCCCCCTCGAGGCCCTGAGGCTCCTCCACGAGCTCAAGGCCTTGGCCCTGGGCCTCCCCCTGGGTAGCATGAAGGGGTGA
- the mutL gene encoding DNA mismatch repair endonuclease MutL, translating into MIRPLPPELRGLLARGEVLLAVKDAVRELLENALDAGARRVRVELWGGGLERLVVEDDGEGIPLEDLPLAVEPYATSKLQDPGRIRTLGFRGQALYALRQAARLRIRFRPRGQLGGGLLLVEGERVEVRPVPAPPGTRVEVEGLFLGEGRDPKGEVRGVLDLLRRYLLHHPHLALAFFAEGEARLLFPGAGLEEAARLAFGHLLAKRLLPLAYEVGGLEVQGLVSRPEVSRTRPDRLFLAVNGRPVAFPEGLLRRVRRAYRELLPEGHYPVGVLNLFLPQEAFRLRLDARKEEVVLSEEAEALVEEALLGLFRRENLARALPEPKPLQPLSPPTASGLPRLRFLAQFRESYLLAEAGDTLYVVDQHAAHERILYEDLLKRVAEGPKPLPRPLLVPLAPEEEALLQAGQEALAALFRWEPFGPGRVRLLMAPAFLHPYPLLLPEVFKEALRGEGRSLKALLARLACLPAVKAGHPLGKAQGQALLDALLACETPWACPHGRPVLLALKEEDLIRRFGRRSGARGGGEARPRPQEESFPEAPLPREP; encoded by the coding sequence GTGATCCGCCCCCTCCCTCCGGAGCTCAGGGGCCTCCTCGCCCGGGGCGAGGTGCTCCTTGCGGTGAAGGACGCCGTGCGGGAGCTTCTGGAAAACGCCCTGGACGCTGGGGCCAGGAGGGTGCGGGTGGAGCTTTGGGGCGGAGGGCTGGAAAGGCTTGTGGTGGAGGACGACGGGGAGGGGATCCCCTTAGAAGACCTCCCCCTCGCCGTGGAGCCCTACGCCACGAGCAAGCTCCAAGACCCCGGGCGCATCCGCACCCTGGGCTTCCGCGGCCAGGCCCTCTACGCCCTGAGGCAGGCGGCCAGGCTTAGGATCCGCTTCCGGCCTCGAGGGCAGCTCGGCGGCGGGCTCCTCCTCGTGGAAGGGGAGCGGGTGGAGGTGCGCCCCGTTCCCGCCCCCCCGGGGACCCGGGTGGAGGTGGAGGGGCTTTTCCTCGGGGAGGGGCGGGACCCCAAGGGGGAGGTCCGGGGGGTCTTGGACCTCTTGAGGCGCTACCTCCTCCACCACCCCCACCTCGCCCTGGCCTTTTTCGCCGAGGGGGAGGCCCGGCTGCTTTTCCCGGGGGCAGGGCTTGAGGAGGCGGCCCGCCTCGCCTTCGGCCACCTCCTGGCCAAGCGGCTCCTTCCCCTGGCCTACGAGGTGGGGGGCCTCGAGGTCCAGGGCCTCGTCTCCCGGCCGGAGGTCAGCCGCACCCGGCCGGACCGGCTCTTCCTCGCGGTGAACGGGAGGCCGGTGGCCTTCCCCGAGGGGCTTCTCCGGCGGGTGCGCCGCGCCTACCGGGAGCTTCTGCCGGAGGGGCACTACCCCGTGGGCGTCCTGAACCTCTTCCTCCCCCAGGAGGCCTTTCGCCTGCGCCTGGACGCGAGGAAGGAGGAGGTGGTCCTTTCCGAGGAGGCGGAGGCCCTGGTGGAGGAGGCCCTCCTCGGCCTCTTCCGGCGGGAAAACCTGGCCCGGGCCCTCCCCGAGCCCAAGCCCCTCCAGCCCTTAAGCCCCCCCACGGCCTCGGGCCTGCCCCGCCTCCGTTTCCTCGCCCAGTTCCGGGAGAGCTACCTCCTCGCCGAGGCGGGGGACACCCTCTACGTGGTGGACCAGCACGCCGCCCACGAGCGCATCCTCTACGAGGACCTCCTCAAGCGGGTCGCCGAGGGGCCGAAGCCCCTCCCCCGGCCCCTTCTCGTCCCCTTGGCTCCAGAGGAGGAAGCCCTTTTGCAGGCGGGGCAGGAGGCCTTGGCGGCGCTTTTCCGCTGGGAGCCCTTTGGCCCCGGGAGGGTGCGGCTCCTTATGGCCCCCGCCTTCCTCCACCCCTACCCCCTTCTCCTCCCCGAGGTCTTCAAGGAGGCCTTGCGCGGGGAGGGGAGAAGCCTCAAGGCCCTCCTCGCCCGCCTCGCCTGCCTCCCCGCCGTCAAAGCGGGCCACCCCCTGGGAAAGGCTCAAGGCCAGGCCCTCCTGGACGCCCTCCTCGCCTGCGAGACCCCCTGGGCCTGCCCCCACGGGCGGCCCGTCCTCCTCGCCCTCAAGGAGGAGGACCTCATCCGCCGCTTCGGGCGCCGCTCGGGGGCTCGGGGAGGAGGAGAAGCCCGTCCTCGTCCGCAAGAAGAAAGCTTCCCGGAAGCACCTCTACCCCGAGAACCCTAA
- the rraA gene encoding ribonuclease E activity regulator RraA: MEARTTDLSDLYPEGEALPMVFKSFGGKVRFAGRVRTLRVFEDNALVRKVLEEGGAGQVLFVDGGGSLRTALLGGNLARLAWERGWAGVVVHGAVRDTAELKEVPIGLLALAATPKRSAKEGKGEADVPLRVLGVEVLPGSFLLADEDGLLLLPEPPSGARSGG; encoded by the coding sequence ATGGAGGCGCGCACCACGGACCTCTCCGACCTCTACCCGGAGGGCGAGGCCCTCCCCATGGTCTTCAAGAGCTTCGGCGGCAAGGTCCGCTTCGCCGGGCGGGTGAGGACCCTCAGGGTCTTTGAGGACAACGCCCTGGTGCGGAAGGTCCTGGAGGAAGGGGGCGCGGGCCAGGTCCTCTTCGTGGACGGGGGCGGCTCCCTGCGCACCGCCCTCCTCGGGGGCAACCTGGCCCGCCTGGCCTGGGAAAGGGGGTGGGCCGGGGTGGTGGTCCACGGGGCGGTGCGGGACACGGCGGAGCTTAAGGAGGTGCCCATCGGCCTCCTCGCCCTCGCCGCCACCCCCAAAAGGAGCGCCAAGGAGGGCAAGGGGGAGGCAGACGTACCCCTTAGGGTTCTCGGGGTAGAGGTGCTTCCGGGAAGCTTTCTTCTTGCGGACGAGGACGGGCTTCTCCTCCTCCCCGAGCCCCCGAGCGGCGCCCGAAGCGGCGGATGA
- the purU gene encoding formyltetrahydrofolate deformylase: MEEARLLVTCPDQPGIVAAVSGFLYAHGANITDLQQHSTDPEGGTFFMRVAFTASHLDLARPALEKAFQEVVASRFQMQWRLAYASERKRTAILVSKPAHALLELLWRYRVGELPMDLRLVLSNHPDHKEEVERFGIPYHHVPVEKGRKEEAEERILALLEAEGVELVVLARYMQILSPGFVARFPMRIINIHHSFLPAFAGADPYRQAYERGVKLIGATAHYVTEELDQGPIIEQDVVRVSHRHSVREMKRLGRELERTVLARAVRWHLEDRILVHENRTVVFV; this comes from the coding sequence ATGGAGGAGGCGAGGCTTCTCGTCACCTGTCCGGACCAGCCCGGGATCGTGGCCGCCGTGAGCGGCTTCCTCTACGCCCACGGGGCCAACATCACCGACCTGCAGCAGCACTCCACCGACCCCGAGGGAGGGACCTTCTTCATGCGGGTGGCCTTCACCGCCTCCCACCTGGACCTGGCCCGCCCTGCCCTGGAGAAGGCCTTCCAGGAGGTGGTGGCGAGCCGCTTCCAGATGCAGTGGCGCCTGGCCTACGCCTCCGAGAGGAAGCGGACGGCCATCCTCGTCTCCAAGCCTGCCCACGCCCTCTTGGAGCTCCTTTGGCGCTACCGGGTGGGGGAGCTTCCCATGGACCTCCGCCTGGTCCTCTCCAACCACCCTGACCACAAGGAGGAGGTGGAGCGCTTCGGCATCCCCTACCACCACGTGCCCGTGGAGAAGGGAAGGAAGGAGGAGGCGGAGGAGAGGATCCTCGCCCTTTTGGAGGCGGAGGGGGTGGAGCTTGTGGTCCTCGCCCGCTACATGCAGATCCTCTCCCCCGGCTTCGTGGCGCGCTTTCCCATGCGCATCATCAACATCCACCACTCCTTCCTTCCTGCCTTCGCCGGGGCCGACCCCTACCGCCAGGCCTACGAGCGGGGCGTGAAGCTCATCGGGGCCACGGCCCATTACGTCACCGAGGAGCTGGACCAGGGCCCCATCATTGAGCAGGACGTGGTTAGGGTTTCCCACCGCCACTCGGTGCGGGAGATGAAGCGGCTTGGGCGGGAGCTGGAACGCACCGTCTTGGCCCGGGCGGTGCGCTGGCACCTGGAGGACCGGATCCTCGTCCACGAGAACCGCACCGTGGTCTTCGTCTAA
- a CDS encoding S1C family serine protease translates to MNLGRSFLGFLVLSVMAGGVLWWGISQGQTPRPQTSTPSADRGLLEYERNTVEIVERYGDGVVYVSVVTRPQSVQLPPGFEFFAPFLQVPPQRGTGSGFVIDKEGYILTNYHVVEGADRITVKFHNDPKEYQARLVGAAPPLDVALLKVDAPKERLVPLVLGDSDKIRVGQKAIAMGNPFGLEFTVTQGIVSAIRENPGAIGDDSGLVPQVIQTDAAINPGNSGGPLLNSRGEVIGINTAIFTPTGQFGAAQFAGVGFALPINLVKQYLPEMRAGKTLTAEEIVRSRPRLGVSIVPLSFYPERLRQQHGLPDTGLMVQEVERNSPAQKAGLKPPTRFAYIQLPTGEALQVGVDGDVLLEADGVPLTSIAQLRQVLYAKKPGEAVTLKVWRQGRTLTLRVVPQVLR, encoded by the coding sequence ATGAACCTTGGCCGTTCCTTTCTGGGTTTTTTGGTTCTTTCCGTGATGGCCGGGGGGGTGCTCTGGTGGGGGATCTCCCAGGGCCAGACCCCCCGCCCCCAGACTTCTACCCCCTCGGCGGATAGGGGCCTTCTGGAGTACGAGCGGAACACCGTGGAGATCGTGGAGCGCTACGGGGACGGGGTGGTCTACGTCTCCGTGGTCACCCGGCCGCAAAGCGTCCAGCTCCCCCCGGGGTTTGAGTTCTTCGCCCCCTTCCTTCAGGTGCCGCCCCAGCGGGGCACGGGCTCGGGCTTCGTCATAGACAAGGAGGGGTACATCCTCACCAACTACCACGTGGTGGAGGGGGCGGACCGGATCACGGTGAAGTTCCACAACGACCCCAAGGAGTACCAGGCCCGCCTGGTTGGGGCGGCCCCGCCCCTGGACGTGGCCCTCCTCAAGGTGGACGCCCCCAAGGAGCGCCTGGTGCCTTTGGTCCTGGGGGACTCCGACAAGATCCGGGTGGGGCAGAAGGCCATCGCCATGGGGAACCCCTTCGGCCTGGAGTTCACCGTGACCCAGGGGATCGTCTCCGCCATCCGGGAAAACCCCGGGGCCATCGGGGACGATTCGGGCCTCGTGCCCCAGGTGATCCAGACGGACGCCGCCATCAACCCCGGAAACTCCGGGGGGCCCCTCCTCAACTCCCGGGGCGAGGTCATTGGCATCAACACCGCCATCTTCACCCCCACGGGCCAGTTCGGCGCGGCCCAGTTTGCCGGGGTGGGGTTCGCCCTCCCCATCAACCTGGTGAAGCAGTACCTCCCCGAGATGCGGGCGGGGAAGACCCTCACCGCCGAGGAGATCGTGCGGAGCCGGCCCCGGCTTGGGGTTTCCATCGTCCCCCTCTCCTTCTACCCGGAGAGGCTCCGCCAGCAGCATGGCCTCCCCGACACCGGCCTCATGGTCCAGGAGGTGGAGCGGAATAGCCCCGCCCAGAAGGCAGGCCTCAAGCCCCCTACCCGCTTCGCCTACATCCAGCTCCCCACGGGGGAGGCCCTACAGGTGGGGGTGGACGGGGACGTGCTTCTGGAGGCGGACGGGGTGCCCCTCACCTCCATCGCCCAGCTCCGCCAGGTGCTCTACGCCAAAAAGCCCGGCGAGGCGGTGACCCTCAAGGTCTGGCGGCAAGGCCGGACCCTCACCCTCCGGGTGGTGCCCCAGGTCCTGCGGTAG